Below is a window of Flavobacterium sp. CFS9 DNA.
TATTCTCTATTTCCAATTTCTGAGCACTAACAAAATTTGCAAATACGCAGCACAAGCCAAAAGTTAACAGTTGTAATTTCATTTTCATTTATTTATTTGATTACGCATAACAATCATTTACATTTACATTTACATTTACATTTATATTTAATTTTTTATTACAAATCGGATCCTACAACAAACAAAAAAATCGTCTTTCCAGAAAGCTTATTTGAAGACTCTCCAAAGGATCAAATTAATTTGTAAGAAAAAACCCTTACAAATAAAGCCCTTAAAAATGGTATTTTAGGGCACTTTAAAATAACTTTAACATCCTCGCTTAAACTTGTTTCTTCGTCTAAAAACTTAAAAATCAATTGCGGATCTCCTTTTTTGAACAAAGACGAAAAAATACTGCTTCCCAATTCATTATGACGGTACAGAATGTCCAAAAGCAGTAAATCGTAAAACCAGAATCGGCTTTTTTTATGAAACGAAGTCATTTTTATCGGATCTGAAGTATGAAGAAACCCCACCAAATCAGCTGATTTTTTATCGGCATTTTTAAAAGTATACCCGGTGCTGGCTTTGGTCCACCCTCCTACCGTTCCAATATTCAAAACTCTTTTGGTATTCTTTTTCCAGAACGGATAACAGGTCATCGGGATACTTCCCTGTTCTTTCTCTACGATTTCGTATTGCTCAATGCCAAGTTTTTCTAAATAAATTTGAATCTCGTTTTCATACTCCGCCGTTGAAAGCAATTTCTCCGAAAATAAGGTGTATTCTACCAATGCTTCGGTTTTAGAAACAGGCAGCACATACATAAATCTCGTGTTACCCTTTTGTTCCACAGAAAAATCCATGAAAGTAGCCTGTTCCGGATTGAAGACTTCTTTTTCGGTTTTCACATACCAGCCCACAAAATGCTGTTGCAGAACGGAATACTTTGTCTGACTTAATGCAGCTGATGAGGCATAAATACTATTCAGCAAATAATGACAAGTGTACCTGTTCTCTTCTGAACCTACAAAAACATGGGTATCAAGTTCGTTGATATTGGTTACTTTCTCGGTTAGAAAAGTGATATTCGAATGTTTGGAAAGTTCTTTGAAAACAAAATTATAAAAGTCTAACCCCCGAATTTGATTATACTGATAGGGTTTCAGGTTTAAATCACGTTTGAAATTTTCATTAGCAAACAAAGCCGAATCCCATTTTTTAAGAACAATCGAACTCCAGACGGAATCTTCTTTCTCCCAAAAACACCAGGTTCGGTCATTGGTCTTTTTCACGTCCTGATCCAGTAATAGGATCGATTTATGGGCAAAATTCCCTGACAATACCATTTTGTAAACGGTCATCAAAGCTGCTAAACCCGTTCCGGTAAAAATGTAATCGAAGTGTTTGATTTGTGAGGATTGCATCTTCAAAAATAAGGAATTTTATTCTTGCAGTTTTCCTAAAAGCAGGTTAAAATCGGCAGGTTTCAGGTAACTGTTATACTGAGCAATAATTTCATACTGCTCATTCAAAACACATAAAACCGGATATACAAGCTGTCCGTTTAGGGTACCAAGTTGCAAGGCCAGTTCATGAACGCCAACATTATTTCCTGAAGGTTTGTATTTAAAAATGTGTTTGTTAAACGTAATCGCTCTCTTTTCTTCCGCATTCAAATCGACGAAGTAGAAGTCTGAATTGAGTTTTTCAATCACTTCCTGATTTTTAAACGTCGTATTTTTCATTCTTTGGCAATATTGGCACCAATCGGTGTGAATGAAAACAATGATTTTTCGTTTTTGAAATTGTGCTAAGCTATCCACCTCCTCAAAAGTCCTGCTTTTTAACTGGCAGAAACCTGTTGAAGTTATTGTGAAGAAGAAAATAAGGAGAAATAGTTTTTTCATTGTTTGAGTTTTTGCCACAGATTACACAGGATTTCTCATTTGCCACGAATTCACAAATTAAATTGTAAATCTTTTTCTAAAAAAGCGTGAATTCTTGGCGGGAAAAAAACTTTTATCAATCTGTGGCTTATAAATTTATCTAAAATTGTATCGCAATCCTAAGAATCCCCGAATGGTCTGATTTTGTCCGTAAACATAAGTGGTATCAAAAGTTAAACCATATGGATTATCCGGTGTAACCAATACTTTTCCGGCCGAATCATACTGTACATTTTTATCAAAAGGATCATTGGTTCTCGAAATCAAAAACGGATTATTTTGTTTTGGCTTAAAGTTCAGCAAATTTTTGATTCCGCCATAAAGCTCAAAATTCTTCCAGCCTGTAAACGTAAACTGAATATTCTGAATGCTGTACCAAGGCGAATTTGGATTTCTCGGATCATACTCGTTCAATAATGGCAGTTTCATCGGACTGTAAACGTTTCCGGTATAATCCAATACTAAATTCCAGGGTTCTATTTTATAAGAAACACTCCAGGTTCCGGTAAATCTTTCAGTTAAGAAAGGTCTCTGTGAAATTTTGTCCTGAACATTTTTATTGTCTAAAACGGTCGCCCCTAAAATGAACTTTAAACCATTTGTAAAATTGACATCAATATTGGTACTGATTCCCTGACTGAGAGCATATCCATCAATATTGTCGTAAATGATCTTGTTGGGATCGGTTTCGTAGTCTGAAATGATTTTATTACTAAAACGGGTGTAAAAAGCGGTTGTTTCGATTCCGACAAAAACTCCGCTGTCAAAGTTTATTTTCTGAATGTAATTCAAATTAACGTTTACTGATTTTTCCGGTTTTAAATCACTTTTAAGCACAACATCTCGTGAGCCCGTCAGCGCCGCGTGATCTTCTGTAAACAAATTCACCACTCTGAATCCTGTTCCGGCGTTTAATCTGAAAATTGTATTTTCATTTGCTTTAAAACGATACGCAAATCGGGGTGTAAAAATAGAACCGTGAATAGAGTTATAATCGTATCGTGCTCCTAACAGAACCTGACTCTTTGGAGAAAATGTTATCTCGTCCTGAACAAAAATTCCCGGTAACCAGGTTTTTTCGGCATTTTTTGTTGCCGGTGTATTGTCGTCGTAATAGGAATATCGGCTAGCTATTCCGGCAAGGAAATCGTTACTGCCTATCTTTTTATCCCAGGTTAACTGCAGGAACCCTATTTTCTGATTCGCGATGTATGATGTTGTTCCGTAACGGCTGTCCTGATAATGTATATTTCCCGAGAACGATAACATCAGCTTTTCTTCAAAAGGCAATTGGTAACTTCCAATTAATTCTCCCCTTTTCGTATAAATACTTTCACCGTAAATTTCGTCACCTCCGCGATATTTTCTTTCCCAACGAACGTCTCCTCCCCAACGGTCTTCATACATCCCACGAGCTGCTATGGTAAAAAGACGATTCTCGTTTCGCTGAAAGCTCCATTTATTAAAAACCGAAATCCTTTTGGAAAGCGTCACATCGGTGAAATTATCGTTGTCTTTATCGATAACCTGATTGTAATTGAAATAATTGACTCCTAAAAGTGAAGTCGCCTTTTTTCCGGCATTGAATTTCATTCCCAGATCGAGATTATTCTCTAAATAGGTTGTTGTAAAATAATCTGCCGAAAAAACCGGAGCATTTGTTGGATTCTTGGTAATAATATTGATTAATCCTCCCACAGCCTCACTCCCATAAAGAGAGGAAGCAGGGCCTTTTACAATTTCTATTCTTTCTACCAGAGAATTCGGAATTCCGGACAAACCATAAACTGTTGAAAGGCTGCTGACAATTGGCATTCCATCAATCAAAACCAAAGTATATGGACCTTCGAGACCGTTTATATGAATATCTCCCGTATTACAAACCCCGCAATTTAGCTGTGGCCGAACCCCGTTTATGTTTTGAAGCGCATCGTAAATACTAGGAGTTGGATTCTTCTTAAAAAAAACAGGGGAATAAACCTCAACCGGAACAGCGCTTTCTAATCGTTTTACTGCTTTTAAAGTTCCCGAAACTACTACCTCATTCAATTGATTGTCTGTATCGTCCAATTCAAAATTATACTTTTGAAGAGCATCCTTCGTAACGTCGATTTTCTTTTTTGAAGTCTGAAAACCTACCAGAGAAACCTGAATCGTATAATTTCCAACCGGTACATTTTCGAAGTTATAATATCCTAAACTATCCGTAACCGATCTGTATTTTGTTCCCAATAAATGTACGCTTGCCAACTGTAATTGATGGCCATCACCTGAAATAATTCCGGAAACAGAACTGGTTTCCTGAGCAAATGAAAACTGCAAACCAAAGAAAAGCAGCATCAAAAATAGTTTTTTCATTATTATAAAATTAAATTTAGACAAAACTAAAAATTAAATTTGACAAATAGTGTTTCTGAAGCAAAAAACTTTAATCTAACTTCAATTCAAGGTTTTGCAGCGGTTTTACTCAGATAAAGAGGTTATTCGATTTAACCTAAAAACGATTCATCAATCAGTTCTTTATTGATCGAAGCCCCGGCAAAAGATCCGGAAGAAACAGCCATAGCAACAGATCGCGCCTGAATATGACAATCACCACTGGCGAAAACTCCGGGAATTGTTGTTTTCTGAAAAGCATTAATTTTCAACAAACCCTGTTCTGTCAATTCACAGCCTAAAGCTTCCGGAAGCGGACAATGCTGCTCAAAAGGTGGTCTGAAATAAATAACTTTGACATCAATTGCTTTTTGATTTTTAAAAAGAAGCTGTTCAACATTTCCGTTTTCCTGCTTTACGCCAACAATTTCATCTTCTATAATTTCAATTTTATGTTGCTCTAAAACTTTAGATTGTGCTACAGTAAATATTGATTTCCCATTGGTTAGTACTCTTAAGTCATTTGTCCAGTTCGAAATTAGTTTGGCAAACTCAAAGCCCATATCACCATTAGCGATAATCGCTGTTTTTTCCTTTTTGACTTCATAGCCGTGACAATACGGACAATGCAATATTGAAATTCCCCAGCATTCCCTAAAACCGTCAATTTTGGGTAGTAAATCTTTTATTCCGGTAGCAAACAGTAACTTTTTAGAAATGAATAATTTTCCGGATTCTGTTTTGATTTCAAATCCTTCTTCCGTTTTAATTGCACCAATCGCTAATCCGTTATAAAAATGAACGGTATCGTAAAAATCAACCTGAATCAAGGCTTTCGCCGAGATCACTTCGGGTCTTTCGCCATCTTGTGTGATGAAGTTATACGAATAAGGTGTCTGTCGGTTACAGCGTGAACCACTGTCGATAACCAAAACCTGTCGTAAAGAACGCCCCAGGCTCATTGCAGCCGAAAGTCCGCTATAACTGCCTCCAATAATTATAACATCGTATGTATTATTATCTCTCACTATATACTATTTTTAAGAAGTTCTCGGTATTGGAAAAAGATCTTTCTTTGGGAAAAATCCGTCCTGATAATCTATAATCTCATCTGCAGTACAAAGACACTTTTTAAGTTCATTGAGAATTTCGATTTCTTTCATCTTCTGACCAATAAAAACAAGTTCATTGAGTCTGTCACCGAAATTAGAAGTCCACCGTTCTTCTATAACATCCTGAAATTCAACAAAATTATTAAAGGTCATTCGTTCGCTTAATGGCATACTCGCCCACCAGACCCCGGCTCCTTCAGCTTTCATTGATCCACCGGCCTGACTCCAGTTTATGGCCTGCTCCGGTCGGGAAGCCATCCATAACAGCCCTTTACTACGAATAATGTTGGCAGGAAACTCTGATGTAATAAAATTCCACAACCGATTGGGATGAAAGGGCCTGGGATCTCTAAACACAAAAGAACTAATTCCATATTCTTCCGTTTCAGGTGTATGAATACCTTCTAATTCCCGAATCCAACCCGCTGAATTTTCGGCTTCTTCATAATTGAATAATCCCGTGTTCATAATTTCGTTTGGATCAACGTTACCTGAAACCGAAGTGATTATTTTCGCCACAGGATTCAGCTTTTGAATAGAAGCTCTCAAAAATTCTAATGATCTGATACTAACGAGATCTGTTTTATTCAAGATGATAACATTGGCAAATTCCACCTGATCTACCAGAAGGTTTACGATCGTTCGATTGTCATTTTCAAGATCGGATAAGTTTTGCTCCTGCAAGGTTTTGGCTGAACCAAAATCTTTAAAAAAGTTAAAACTATCTACAACAGTCACCATTGTATCGATGTAACTAAATCTGGACAAGTCAATATTTTCCTCTTCGTTCACAAAAGAGAAAGTCTGCGCTACCGGAATGGGTTCACTGATACCTGTACTTTCAATAAGCAGGTAGTCAAACCTGTTTTCTTTGGCCAGTTTTTCGACTTCAAGCATTAAATCTTCCCGCAAAGTGCAGCAAATACAGCCATTCGTCATCTCAACTAATTTTTCTTCGGTTCTTGATAAGGTGTGTTCCTTCTTTACCAGTTGGGCATCAATATTAACTTCACTCATATCATTTACGATCACAGCGACTTTTAAGTTTTCTTTATTGTGAAGAATATGATTAAGAAGTGTTGTTTTTCCTGCGCCAAGAAATCCGCTTAAAACGGTTACGGGTAGTTTTTTCATTGCTAGATATGTTTGTGATTTTTATAATTTAGAAGATGTCCGATAATCATTCCGATACCGCCAATAAAAATCAGATCCAAATGAATATCCAGTATTATTTCACTCAGAATGCTGATCCAAATCAGAGATATCGATAAAATCAAAGTTGTAGCAACTAAAAGACTTGATTTTTTAATAATTTTGAGGATTGCAATTAAACCTATTGAGGCAAAGGTCAAATCGATAAATGGATTGTGACTAAGGCCCAAAGGCAAAATCGTAAGAAGCGGAAATATCAGACAATGAACCAGACAAATGGCAGCACTTGAAATTCCTAATATATCGTAAAAAGGCGTCGTTGTTTTCTTCATTTTCAGTACATTTGCTTAATGCAATTATGTTGCAAATATATAACTTTATTTTTAACGCAACAATGTTGCGTTAATTTTTTTAATGCTCAAAAAAATGAAAACAACAAGAAATACAGCAGCAAAGACAGCTGTTTTAGAGATTTTTGACAAATCTAAAACAGCCTTGTCACATACCGAAATTCACAAACAGATCGATGATTTGTGCGATCGCGTAACCGTTTACAGAATATTAGACCGATTAGTCAATGAAGATATCGTTCATAAAATCGTTAACTTAGACGGGACTGTAAAATATGCCAAATGCCACCATCATGCGCAAAGAGTACACATTCACAATCACGCTCATTTTAGCTGTGAAAAATGTTTGGAGGTCACTTGTCTGGAGAATGTAAAACCAAGCTACATTATTCCGCACAATTATAAAGTCAATGAGATAAACTTCACCTTGTCAGGATTGTGCCCGAATTGTTTGAATTCAAACAATTAAGTTTTAGACTTGTCTAAAAATATTGTTGTGCAGATATAATTTATCCCTATATTTGTTCAAACAACATTTTTACAATGACCAAGTCTTTAGAAGAAGTACACCAATCGGTTGCAACACAACATAAAAAAACAGGATTTAGAAAAATATTAGCCTTTTTAGGACCGGCCTATCTGGTAAGTGTCGGTTATATGGACCCCGGAAACTGGGCGACAGATATTGCCGGCGGAAGTCAGTTTGGGTATTCTTTACTTTGGGTTTTACTAATGAGTAATTTGATGGCGTTACTCCTTCAAAGCCTGAGCGCAAGACTGGGAATTGTGACTCAGCGTGATTTGGCACAGGCATCGCGCGAGACTTACTCCAGATCTATCAATTACATTTTATACTTTTTAGCCGAAATTGCTATTGCGGCCTGCGACCTTGCTGAGGTTCTGGGAATGGCGATCGGAATTAATCTTTTGTTTGACATTCCGTTAATCGAAGGGGTTTTGATCACCGTATTGGATACTTTCTTATTGTTGTTCCTCATTAACAAAGGAATCCGAAAAATGGAGGCTTTTATTATTGTATTGGTAGCGATCATTGGATTCTCTTTTATATTCGAAATGATTTTTGCAGAACCTGAACTGGATAAAGTTATTTACGGTCTGGTTCCTTCAATTCCAAGTTCTGCCGCTTTGTACATTGCCATTGGGATTATTGGTGCCACGGTGATGCCTCACAATTTATACCTGCACTCATCATTAGTACAAACCCGAAAATTCGACAGAACTCCGGCCGGAATCAAACAGGCATTGAAATACAACTTTATAGATTCGACTATCGCTTTAAATCTTGCCTTTTTTGTAAACGCAGCTATTCTAATTCTTGCAGCGGCTACTTTTTACAAAAACGGAATGTTTGAAGTGGCTGAAATTCAGGATGCACACCAATTTCTAGAACCTTTACTGGGAACTAAATGGGCTCCTATTTTATTTGCCGTAGCCTTAATTGCTGCGGGACAAAGCTCAACCGTTACGGGAACTTTAGCCGGTCAGATTGTAATGGAAGGTTACCTGAACTTGCGCATCCAGCCATGGGTGAGAAGAATTTTAACCCGATTAATTGCCATCGTGCCTGCCGTTGTAGTCATTTTAATTTACGGCGAAAGCGTAACAGGAAAATTATTGATTCTGAGTCAGGTTATACTGAGTTTACAGCTTGGTTTCGCAATTATTCCGCTGATTCATTTCGTGAGCGATAAAACCAAAATGAAAGGTTTTCATATTTCAAGAACGACACAGGTCGCCGCATGGATTATTGCTTCAATTATAGTAACTCTGAACGCAAAGCTGGTATATGACGAAATTACTTCCTGGCTACAAAACTCCGATAATCCAACGGTTCTCTGGTTGACAGTAGTTCCGCTTGCTTTTGGATTTCTGGCCTTATTGCTTTACATCGTATTCAAGCCTTTTGTGACGAGAATAAAATCAAATATCGAGAATCATTCTCCACATCACTTAAAACTAGTTTATACGCCAAAAGAAAGCTACGGCAAGAAAAATATAGCGATTACAGTCGATTTTTCTAAGGCCGATGAAGTCGCATTAAACAACGCCTTTGAACTGGGCGGAATCGACGCGCAATACACCTTAATTCACATCGTTGAAACTGTTGGAGCTTTGATGTATGGAGGCAATATCGACGATCATGAAACGACTATTGACGAAAAACTATTATTAGAATACAAAGAGATGCTGTCCCTAAAAGGTTTCAAAATCGAAACGGAACTTGGCTTTGGAAAACCAAACAGTGTGATTCCCGAAATCATCAATCTTGGTAATTTCGACATTTTAGTAATGGGAACCCATGGCCACACCGGACTAAAAGATATTCTGTTTGGCACAACAGTAGACAAATTGAGACACAAAATTTCTATACCTTTGTTGATTGTTAAATAAAGTGACTATGGTTCTGAGTCGCTAAGATTCTTAGGTTTTCTTTGGAATCTTTTAACTTAGCAACTCAGAACCTTAGAACCTTAGAACCTCCAAAAAAAAAATGACTTTTTCAGAAGAAAACTATCTTAAATCCATATACCACCTTACGGCTTCAAACGATGCTGAAGTGAGCACCAATGCTATTGCCGAAATGATGGAAACCAAAGCTTCATCTGTTACCGATATGCTTAAAAAGTTAGCGGAGAAAGATTTAGTCAACTATAAAAAATATCAGGGTGTTTCTTTGACTGAAAACGGAAAACTGGCTGCCAAAATGATTGTCAGAAAACATCGTTTATGGGAGGTGTTTTTAGTAGAAAAACTGAACTTTTCCTGGGATGAAGTTCATGATATCGCCGAACAGCTGGAACACATCAAATCAGAACAACTGATTAACCGCCTGGATGATTTTCTGGGAAATCCAACCGAAGATCCGCATGGAGACCCGATTCCCGATGCCAATGGACGAATCGTTAAGATCGAAAAACAATTGCTTTCTGAATTAACAGAATATCAAACCGGGGTTTGCGTGGGCGTAAAAGATACTTCTTCAGAGTTTTTAAAGTATCTGGACAAACAAGGAATCGCTTTGGGTTCTAAAATTGACCTTTTATCGAAAGAATCGTTTGACCTGTCAGTCAAAATTAAGGTGGACGGAAAAGAATTGTCTATTTCGAATAAAATTGCTTCTAATTTGTTTGTAAAACTGGTTTAAAAATACTTTCCTAAGAATTTACAAAGGTTTTCCGTAAGCATGCACGTATAGCTTGTTTCTTTGTTTAAAAAAATATATGCCGATCCTACGGATCTTTATTTCTTGTACTAATCCTACAACGGATTTCATCCGTTGCTATAAATATACCGTTCCTGCGGAACTGTTCGTTTTTTCTTTTTCTAAAAAAAAGGATCTGCCTACAGTCAGAAATATATTGTCATAAAACTTAAGTCATTTCATTAAATAAAATTACAAACCGAGCTCCAACGGAGCAAAATACTTATAGCACAATTATCCCGAACCGCGAATGAGCTCCGGAGGAGCGTTATATCAAATATTGTTTATCCTAATTTTTAAAACAAATTAGCGTCCAAAAATTTAAACAATCCCCTTCTCAATCATTTCCAGCATTACCGGAGAGGCATTTTTAAACGTTGGCGGCTGTTCGATAATACTTCCTGCGTTCTTTTTGTTCACTTTAAAAGTCAGGTCATTGTCTGTGGTAAACAAAAGAGCAGTTAAAAATGGATTTTTAATATAGCTTCCTAATACCAATAACGCTTCGTCTAAAGTATGAATGCTTTCAATTTCTTCGGTTTTATATCTGGTTGTTAAAGAAACAGAGAAGGTATTATTCTCATTCAAAACCAAGCGAAAATAGATGTTTTTAATCTCGGTATCGCCCATTGTTTTCGCCAAAGTCAATTTTGCGAAGGTTCCCGCCTGAATACTTTCTTTGACACGCTCACAAAAGAGCGCAAATATTGGTTCGTAAGACATATTGTTGTGATTATTTAACCGCAAAGGTCGCAAAGATTTACGCAGGGTTTGCAAAGATTTTAAATTTTCTTTGCGTGCTTTGCATAATCCTTAGCGACCTTTGCGGTTAAGATAAAATTTATTTTCCTGTAAATTCAGCTTTACGTTTTTCTAAAAATGCCGTTGTTCCTTCTTTGAAATCCTGAGTTCCGAAACATTTTCCGAATGATTTAATCTCGGTGTCAAAACCATTTTTACCATCAGTATAGTTTGCATTGATCGCTTTTATAGCTTTAGCGATTGCAAATGGTGCATTTTTAATGATTTTCTGAGCGATTCCGTTGGTGAACTCTAAAAGCTCTGCTTGTGGTACTACATGATTCACTAAACCATATTGCTTAGCCTCTTCTGCACCAATCATAGCAGCGGTCATGATCATTTCCATCGCACGGCCTTTCCCTACTAATTGTGGTAAACGCTGTGTTCCTCCGTAACCCGGAATCAATCCTAAAGTTACTTCCGGCAAGCCCATTTTAGCATTGTCTGAGGCTACTCTGAAATGACAAGACATCGCCAATTCCAGTCCTCCTCCAAGAGCAAAACCATTTACAGCCGCAATTACAGGTTTTTTCAAACTCTCAATAAGATCAAATAAGGTTTCCTGTCCCTCTGCTGCCAATTGCGCCCCCTCGACAATAGTATAATTGGCAAATTCCGAAATATCAGCTCCGGCTACAAATGCCTTCTCCCCGCTTCCGGTGATAATGATAACACGAACATCATCATTTTTGCCTAACAGCTTCACTGCTTTACTTAAGTCACTGATCGTAGCTTTATTTAACGCATTTAATTTGGTAGGTCTATTGATGGTTACGGTCGCAATTTTTTCTTCGATTGAGATTAAAATATTTTCGTAGTTCATGATGCTAATTTTATGAGTTTGTTATCGGTAAAGAAACTCTGAATGTCGTTCCTTTCCCATAAGTTGATTCAAAGGTAATTGTTCCTTTGTAATTTTCGATGATGTTTTTGATAATTCCGAGTCCAAGCCCCATTCCACTTGTTTTTGTGGTAAATTTTGGCTCGAAAATTCTGCTTATATCCTGTTTCTGAATTCCGACACCGTTGTCTTTTACTGCAATTTCTACATCGTCGTCTATGCGTTTTACAGTAACTACAATCGATTTATGAAACTGACTCTCCGGAATTGCCTGAGTTGCGTTTTTAACCAGATTGGTGATGACCCGTATCAATTGTGTACGATCCATTTTGGAGATAATTTCTTCTTCTTCACTTTCAAAAACGATATAATCTTCATTGAA
It encodes the following:
- a CDS encoding lycopene cyclase family protein, with the translated sequence MQSSQIKHFDYIFTGTGLAALMTVYKMVLSGNFAHKSILLLDQDVKKTNDRTWCFWEKEDSVWSSIVLKKWDSALFANENFKRDLNLKPYQYNQIRGLDFYNFVFKELSKHSNITFLTEKVTNINELDTHVFVGSEENRYTCHYLLNSIYASSAALSQTKYSVLQQHFVGWYVKTEKEVFNPEQATFMDFSVEQKGNTRFMYVLPVSKTEALVEYTLFSEKLLSTAEYENEIQIYLEKLGIEQYEIVEKEQGSIPMTCYPFWKKNTKRVLNIGTVGGWTKASTGYTFKNADKKSADLVGFLHTSDPIKMTSFHKKSRFWFYDLLLLDILYRHNELGSSIFSSLFKKGDPQLIFKFLDEETSLSEDVKVILKCPKIPFLRALFVRVFSYKLI
- a CDS encoding thioredoxin family protein; the encoded protein is MKKLFLLIFFFTITSTGFCQLKSRTFEEVDSLAQFQKRKIIVFIHTDWCQYCQRMKNTTFKNQEVIEKLNSDFYFVDLNAEEKRAITFNKHIFKYKPSGNNVGVHELALQLGTLNGQLVYPVLCVLNEQYEIIAQYNSYLKPADFNLLLGKLQE
- a CDS encoding TonB-dependent receptor gives rise to the protein MKKLFLMLLFFGLQFSFAQETSSVSGIISGDGHQLQLASVHLLGTKYRSVTDSLGYYNFENVPVGNYTIQVSLVGFQTSKKKIDVTKDALQKYNFELDDTDNQLNEVVVSGTLKAVKRLESAVPVEVYSPVFFKKNPTPSIYDALQNINGVRPQLNCGVCNTGDIHINGLEGPYTLVLIDGMPIVSSLSTVYGLSGIPNSLVERIEIVKGPASSLYGSEAVGGLINIITKNPTNAPVFSADYFTTTYLENNLDLGMKFNAGKKATSLLGVNYFNYNQVIDKDNDNFTDVTLSKRISVFNKWSFQRNENRLFTIAARGMYEDRWGGDVRWERKYRGGDEIYGESIYTKRGELIGSYQLPFEEKLMLSFSGNIHYQDSRYGTTSYIANQKIGFLQLTWDKKIGSNDFLAGIASRYSYYDDNTPATKNAEKTWLPGIFVQDEITFSPKSQVLLGARYDYNSIHGSIFTPRFAYRFKANENTIFRLNAGTGFRVVNLFTEDHAALTGSRDVVLKSDLKPEKSVNVNLNYIQKINFDSGVFVGIETTAFYTRFSNKIISDYETDPNKIIYDNIDGYALSQGISTNIDVNFTNGLKFILGATVLDNKNVQDKISQRPFLTERFTGTWSVSYKIEPWNLVLDYTGNVYSPMKLPLLNEYDPRNPNSPWYSIQNIQFTFTGWKNFELYGGIKNLLNFKPKQNNPFLISRTNDPFDKNVQYDSAGKVLVTPDNPYGLTFDTTYVYGQNQTIRGFLGLRYNFR
- a CDS encoding NAD(P)/FAD-dependent oxidoreductase, whose amino-acid sequence is MRDNNTYDVIIIGGSYSGLSAAMSLGRSLRQVLVIDSGSRCNRQTPYSYNFITQDGERPEVISAKALIQVDFYDTVHFYNGLAIGAIKTEEGFEIKTESGKLFISKKLLFATGIKDLLPKIDGFRECWGISILHCPYCHGYEVKKEKTAIIANGDMGFEFAKLISNWTNDLRVLTNGKSIFTVAQSKVLEQHKIEIIEDEIVGVKQENGNVEQLLFKNQKAIDVKVIYFRPPFEQHCPLPEALGCELTEQGLLKINAFQKTTIPGVFASGDCHIQARSVAMAVSSGSFAGASINKELIDESFLG
- a CDS encoding GTP-binding protein, with the translated sequence MKKLPVTVLSGFLGAGKTTLLNHILHNKENLKVAVIVNDMSEVNIDAQLVKKEHTLSRTEEKLVEMTNGCICCTLREDLMLEVEKLAKENRFDYLLIESTGISEPIPVAQTFSFVNEEENIDLSRFSYIDTMVTVVDSFNFFKDFGSAKTLQEQNLSDLENDNRTIVNLLVDQVEFANVIILNKTDLVSIRSLEFLRASIQKLNPVAKIITSVSGNVDPNEIMNTGLFNYEEAENSAGWIRELEGIHTPETEEYGISSFVFRDPRPFHPNRLWNFITSEFPANIIRSKGLLWMASRPEQAINWSQAGGSMKAEGAGVWWASMPLSERMTFNNFVEFQDVIEERWTSNFGDRLNELVFIGQKMKEIEILNELKKCLCTADEIIDYQDGFFPKKDLFPIPRTS
- a CDS encoding MerC family mercury resistance protein, which produces MKKTTTPFYDILGISSAAICLVHCLIFPLLTILPLGLSHNPFIDLTFASIGLIAILKIIKKSSLLVATTLILSISLIWISILSEIILDIHLDLIFIGGIGMIIGHLLNYKNHKHI
- a CDS encoding Fur family transcriptional regulator, with amino-acid sequence MKTTRNTAAKTAVLEIFDKSKTALSHTEIHKQIDDLCDRVTVYRILDRLVNEDIVHKIVNLDGTVKYAKCHHHAQRVHIHNHAHFSCEKCLEVTCLENVKPSYIIPHNYKVNEINFTLSGLCPNCLNSNN
- a CDS encoding Nramp family divalent metal transporter, whose protein sequence is MTKSLEEVHQSVATQHKKTGFRKILAFLGPAYLVSVGYMDPGNWATDIAGGSQFGYSLLWVLLMSNLMALLLQSLSARLGIVTQRDLAQASRETYSRSINYILYFLAEIAIAACDLAEVLGMAIGINLLFDIPLIEGVLITVLDTFLLLFLINKGIRKMEAFIIVLVAIIGFSFIFEMIFAEPELDKVIYGLVPSIPSSAALYIAIGIIGATVMPHNLYLHSSLVQTRKFDRTPAGIKQALKYNFIDSTIALNLAFFVNAAILILAAATFYKNGMFEVAEIQDAHQFLEPLLGTKWAPILFAVALIAAGQSSTVTGTLAGQIVMEGYLNLRIQPWVRRILTRLIAIVPAVVVILIYGESVTGKLLILSQVILSLQLGFAIIPLIHFVSDKTKMKGFHISRTTQVAAWIIASIIVTLNAKLVYDEITSWLQNSDNPTVLWLTVVPLAFGFLALLLYIVFKPFVTRIKSNIENHSPHHLKLVYTPKESYGKKNIAITVDFSKADEVALNNAFELGGIDAQYTLIHIVETVGALMYGGNIDDHETTIDEKLLLEYKEMLSLKGFKIETELGFGKPNSVIPEIINLGNFDILVMGTHGHTGLKDILFGTTVDKLRHKISIPLLIVK
- a CDS encoding metal-dependent transcriptional regulator encodes the protein MTFSEENYLKSIYHLTASNDAEVSTNAIAEMMETKASSVTDMLKKLAEKDLVNYKKYQGVSLTENGKLAAKMIVRKHRLWEVFLVEKLNFSWDEVHDIAEQLEHIKSEQLINRLDDFLGNPTEDPHGDPIPDANGRIVKIEKQLLSELTEYQTGVCVGVKDTSSEFLKYLDKQGIALGSKIDLLSKESFDLSVKIKVDGKELSISNKIASNLFVKLV